In Gossypium arboreum isolate Shixiya-1 chromosome 5, ASM2569848v2, whole genome shotgun sequence, a single genomic region encodes these proteins:
- the LOC128293293 gene encoding receptor-like protein EIX2, translating into MAKKESLDRRIEHNILDTGPRFLSLEGVYGEPIWIIQVRYVDEALLTWKGTKQSYPQLGLLLAIDLSCNKLTGEIPEELSSLQELVVLNLSRNLFNGKILQKIGHIRQLEVLDLSRNKFSGNIPTSLSELTFLSNLNLSYNELSGKIPTSTQLQSFDPSSFSHNRGLCGPPISPNCSMVEPRPGKPAVGGEEDSDEFMKWFYTGMGLGFAVGFWGFCSVVFLKRSWRHSYYRYMDNAKDWVYVTFVLLKARLVRRIKALSTRCD; encoded by the exons ATGGCAAAAAAAGAGAGTTTAGATAGAAGGATTGAGCATAACATCTTAGATACTGGACCTAGATTTTTATCTCTGGAGGGTGTGTATGGTGAGCCTATATGGATCATTCAGGTTAGATATGTTGATGAGGCATTGCTTACATGGAAGGGAACAAAGCAAAGCTATCCACAACTTGGATTGCTTCTAGCCATTGATCTCTCTTGTAACAAATTAACAGGAGAGATTCCTGAAGAATTAAGTAGTCTTCAAGAACTGGTTGTATTGAACTTGTCAAGAAACCTTTTTAACGGAAAAATTCTTCAAAAGATTGGGCATATAAGACAACTAGAGGTGCTTGACCTGTCAAGAAACAAGTTTTCAGGAAACATCCCGACCAGCTTGTCTGAATTAACATTTCTAAGTAACTTGAACTTGTCTTATAATGAATTGTCTGGAAAAATTCCAACCAGCACTCAACTACAGAGCTTTGATCCTTCGTCATTTTCGCATAATAGAGGACTTTGTGGTCCTCCGATTTCACCGAATTGCTCAATGGTGGAACCACGTCCCGGTAAACCTGCAGTAGGAGGTGAAGAAGATTCTGATGAGTTCATGAAATGGTTTTACACTGGCATGGGACTTGGATTTGCAGTGGGTTTCTGGGGGTTTTgcagtgttgtgttcttgaagcGTTCATGGAGGCATTCATATTACCGTTACATGGATAATGCAAAGGATTGGGTTTATGTTACATTTGTTCTGCTGAAAGCAAGGTTAGTGAGGAGAATCAAAGCTCTTTCAACAAG gTGTGATTAG
- the LOC108458786 gene encoding receptor-like protein EIX2 translates to MSSMRSNKLVLFFAISCLLLQEKCTGASVCKESERKALLEFKHSLQAMDSSGDGALAFWLSEECCLWNGVYCNSLGYVEMLDFRFRPFVVAGTISPSLLKLHHLTSLNFSSNDFNGSLIPEFFGSLKNLILLDLSNANFRGPIPSLLGNLSMLETLRLGGNGRVFNVGKLEWLSHLSRLKEVDLRFTNLSNANDWSQIINHLPLLQKLNLRDCDLPSISSSSVSLTNSSTSLNTLDLSHNNLPSSAIYPWLFNVSSNLESLDLSSNQLTGPIPDAFGNMMAIKELYLSDNLLILDENQVRGDSVLNEIGKLPDLRVLDLGYNLLNGSISKSLGQLSNLKVLRLAGNSFDGDVISEAHFSNFTYLQKLDLSYTSLTLKFTYGWIPPFQPSQLLLCSCKLGRRFPNWIQTHVLNPDVDISSIDYLDISASGISDSLPYWFWDKFQGLSYINMSFNQISGTFPNKSIHIIHLDLSSNNFSGALPRFSLDYFMDMGTINLSKNKFTGSVSPICNITGDGFLALFDLSNNLFSGVVPDCFGSFPFLTALNLGDNSFSGSLPSSLGSLISLEMLSLRGNKFSGELPSSLQNSFKGTSSGEGFPINFVD, encoded by the exons ATGTCAAGTATGAGGTCTAATAAACTTGTTTTATTTTTTGCAATATCTTGTCTTCTTCTTCAAGAGAAATGCACCGGTGCTAGCGTGTGCAAAGAGAGTGAGAGAAAAGCACTACTTGAATTTAAGCACAGCCTTCAAGCTATGGATTCGTCAGGCGACGGTGCCCTTGCTTTCTGGCTCAGTGAGGAGTGCTGCCTTTGGAATGGCGTCTATTGCAACAGCCTAGGATACGTTGAAATGCTCGATTTTCGCTTCCGACCTTTTGTTGTAGCAGGTACAATTAGCCCTTCACTGCTTAAACTACATCATTTGACTTCTTTAAATTTCAGCAGTAATGATTTTAATGGAAGTCTCATCCCAGAGTTTTTTGGTTCTTTGAAAAACTTGATATTACTGGATCTCTCTAATGCTAATTTTAGAGGTCCAATTCCTTCTCTACTTGGAAATCTTTCAATGTTGGAGACTCTTAGATTGGGTGGCAACGGTAGAGTTTTCAATGTTGGAAAACTTGAGTGGCTTTCCCATCTTTCTCGTTTGAAAGAGGTTGATCTCCGTTTCACTAACCTGAGCAATGCCAATGATTGGTCTCAAATCATTAACCATCTTCCTTTGCTTCAAAAACTAAATCTGAGAGATTGTGATCTTCCAAGCATCTCATCTTCTTCTGTTTCCCTTACCAACTCTTCTACATCTCTCAACACTCTCGATCTCTCTCATAATAATCTCCCTTCTTCTGCCATATATCCATGGTTGTTTAATGTTAGCAGCAACCTTGAATCACTTGACCTCTCAAGTAACCAGTTGACAGGTCCAATTCCAGATGCTTTCGGGAACATGATGGCTATTAAAGAACTTTATTTGAGTGATAATCTTTTGATATTAGATGAGAATCAAGTTAGGGGAGATTCCGTGTTGAATGAAATCGGAAAACTACCAGATCTTAGGGTTCTAGATCTTGGGTACAACCTTCTAAATGGATCCATAAGCAAAAGCCTTGGGCAACTTTCCAACCTGAAAGTCTTGCGGCTTGCAGGGAATTCTTTTGATGGTGATGTGATTTCCGAAGCTCATTTCTCAAATTTCACCTATTTACAGAAGTTGGATTTATCCTACACTTCTTTGACTTTGAAATTCACCTACGGATGGATTCCTCCCTTCCAACCGAGTCAACTATTGCTTTGCTCTTGCAAGTTAGGGCGTCGTTTCCCAAATTGGATTCAGACTCACGTCCTAAACCCTGACGTTGATATTTCTTCCATAGATTACCTTGATATTTCTGCTTCAGGAATTTCGGATTCTCTTCCCTACTGGTTTTGGGACAAATTTCAGGGATTATCGTACATAAACATGTCTTTCAATCAGATCAGTGGTACTTTTCCAAATAAATCTATCCACATAATCCATCTAGATCTAAGCTCTAATAATTTCTCAGGAGCATTGCCACGTTTTTCTTTAGACTACTTTATGGATATGGGGACCATTAACCTTTCCAAAAACAAGTTTACTGGTTCAGTCTCTCCAATTTGCAATATTACCGGTGATGGTTTTTTGGCATTGTTTGATCTCTCAAATAATCTATTTTCTGGAGTGGTTCCAGACTGTTTTGGAAGTTTCCCGTTTTTAACAGCTTTGAATTTGGGTGATAATAGTTTCTCAGGCTCACTTCCCAGCTCCTTAGGATCTCTGATTTCTCTTGAAATGCTAAGTTTACGTGGTAATAAATTCTCTGGAGAATTACCTTCATCTTTACAGAATT CCTTCAAGGGAACCAGTTCAGGGGAAGGATTCCCCATCAACTTTGTGGATTGA